From the Thomasclavelia ramosa DSM 1402 genome, the window TTTTAGAATAAATAAATTCTGATGAATTTAAATATAAGACTCTTTGGGTATATTTTACAAGACGATTTTCTCCAAATGAAGTTATTGCAATTGCAGGAATCTTACGTCGATATAAAATCTTCGCTGCTTCAATTACTTCTTCTGTTTCTCCGGAATAAGAAATTAAAATAGCCAAATGTTCTGAAGTACTTTGAGCAGCTTGAAACAACTGTTCATTGATCATTTGTGAAATCCGCACATCTTTACCTATTCTAAACATCTTATACTGAAAGTCACTTGCAATTCTAAGTGGACCTGAAACCCCATAAATATCAATGACCTTCGCTTTAGTAATCATCAAAACAACTAGCCTTAATTCTTCTAAATCTAAATTTTTCATTGTAATATCAATGCTTTCTTTTGATAGATTAGCAATATTGCTAGCCACAGTATAAACACTATCAGTTCCTTTAAAAGGGTAGTTTGCATTAATATCATCATTGCTAAGACGACTATATTGTAATTGAGCTGCTAATGCAATTTTAAAATCATTATATCCTTCATATTCAAGTTTTCGACAAAAACGAACAATACTAGCTGGAGAAGTAAATGTTGCTTTGGCTAATTCTTTAGTTGACATGTTTAATACTTTTTCACCATTTTCTAAAACGTATTTACCTAAGATCCGTTCTACTGATGAAAAGTTATTTGCCAATTCAATTTTCTTTAATAACCCCATATTACTCCTCCATCTATAAGTGGTTAAGAACTACTTTCTCTATTTAACCCCATTTTTATTTTTCTAAACTCCTTCTTTTATTTAGGAATATAACTACCATTACGGCTGCTGACATTGTAATTAACCATGTTCCAATTATCATGTTATCACCAGTTTTAGCTGCCTGTTCATCTCCTTTTGGAGTTTCCAGTTG encodes:
- a CDS encoding MurR/RpiR family transcriptional regulator, with product MGLLKKIELANNFSSVERILGKYVLENGEKVLNMSTKELAKATFTSPASIVRFCRKLEYEGYNDFKIALAAQLQYSRLSNDDINANYPFKGTDSVYTVASNIANLSKESIDITMKNLDLEELRLVVLMITKAKVIDIYGVSGPLRIASDFQYKMFRIGKDVRISQMINEQLFQAAQSTSEHLAILISYSGETEEVIEAAKILYRRKIPAIAITSFGENRLVKYTQRVLYLNSSEFIYSKIATFSSTLSLHLLLDIIYGCVFSKNYEDNLNYKIETDNLIDHRQSSIAIDKFK